The following proteins come from a genomic window of Pelmatolapia mariae isolate MD_Pm_ZW linkage group LG17, Pm_UMD_F_2, whole genome shotgun sequence:
- the acer1 gene encoding alkaline ceramidase 1 isoform X2: MAGVHSGERMAGVFSYESSEIDWCEDNYRHSEHVVESFNTMLDELSILWVLAVGYAVWFPRRLFPSFIKDRSTFSKLVLVITVISSVSSFVKPTANAYALNCFGLHLLYTLIMEMKCCTDQKALRLAKLSVALWVLAISCWLSDRFGCSFWQRINFCYLHGFWHILIVIAVAYGSTLIAYLDANYEIPYSLPGLQYWPCDKWAVGLPHIVLKGNPKTEKRC; this comes from the exons ATGGCAG GTGTTCACTCTGGCGAGAGGATGGCGGGAGTTTTCTCCTATGAGAGTTCAGAAATCGACTGGTGCGAAGACAACTACAGACACTCTGAGCATGTGGTCGAGTCCTTCAACACG ATGTTGGACGAGCTCTCGATCTTGTGGGTGTTGGCGGTCGGTTATGCCGTCTGGTTCCCTCGCAGACTCTTCCCTTCTTTTATAAAAGACAG ATCCACGTTTTCAAAGCTCGTCCTGGTGATCACGGTCATCAGCTCGGTGTCGTCATTCGTCAAACCTACGGCCAACGCCTACGCGTTAAACTGCTTCGGCCTCCATCTGCTTTACACTCTGATTATGGAGATGAAATG CTGCACTGACCAGAAGGCTCTGCGACTCGCCAAGCTGTCGGTCGCTCTGTGGGTGCTCGCCATCTCCTGCTGGCTCAGTGACCGCTTTGGCTGCAGCTTCTGGCAGAGGATCAACTTCTGCTACCTGCATGGTTTTTG GCACATTCTGATTGTGATAGCTGTAGCCTACGGAAGCACGCTGATAGCCTACCTGGATGCCAACTACGAGATACCGTACTCGCTGCCTGGACTGCAGTACTGGCCCTGTGATAAATGGGCCGTTGGATTACCTCACATCGTCCTGAAAGGCAACCCCAAGACTGAGAAACGGTGCTGA
- the acer1 gene encoding alkaline ceramidase 1 isoform X1, with protein MAGVHSGERMAGVFSYESSEIDWCEDNYRHSEHVVESFNTMSSFIFFIISPIMLYLLHPYAKERSLAIHLVWVMMIFVGLFSAYFHMTLSFVGQMLDELSILWVLAVGYAVWFPRRLFPSFIKDRSTFSKLVLVITVISSVSSFVKPTANAYALNCFGLHLLYTLIMEMKCCTDQKALRLAKLSVALWVLAISCWLSDRFGCSFWQRINFCYLHGFWHILIVIAVAYGSTLIAYLDANYEIPYSLPGLQYWPCDKWAVGLPHIVLKGNPKTEKRC; from the exons ATGGCAG GTGTTCACTCTGGCGAGAGGATGGCGGGAGTTTTCTCCTATGAGAGTTCAGAAATCGACTGGTGCGAAGACAACTACAGACACTCTGAGCATGTGGTCGAGTCCTTCAACACG ATGAGCAGcttcattttcttcattatCTCTCCCATCATGCTCTACCTTCTGCACCCGTATGCCAAAGAGAGGAGCTTGGCGATCCACCTGGTGTGGGTCATGATGATTTTTGTAG GGCTGTTCTCGGCGTACTTTCACATGACTCTTAGTTTTGTCGGTCAGATGTTGGACGAGCTCTCGATCTTGTGGGTGTTGGCGGTCGGTTATGCCGTCTGGTTCCCTCGCAGACTCTTCCCTTCTTTTATAAAAGACAG ATCCACGTTTTCAAAGCTCGTCCTGGTGATCACGGTCATCAGCTCGGTGTCGTCATTCGTCAAACCTACGGCCAACGCCTACGCGTTAAACTGCTTCGGCCTCCATCTGCTTTACACTCTGATTATGGAGATGAAATG CTGCACTGACCAGAAGGCTCTGCGACTCGCCAAGCTGTCGGTCGCTCTGTGGGTGCTCGCCATCTCCTGCTGGCTCAGTGACCGCTTTGGCTGCAGCTTCTGGCAGAGGATCAACTTCTGCTACCTGCATGGTTTTTG GCACATTCTGATTGTGATAGCTGTAGCCTACGGAAGCACGCTGATAGCCTACCTGGATGCCAACTACGAGATACCGTACTCGCTGCCTGGACTGCAGTACTGGCCCTGTGATAAATGGGCCGTTGGATTACCTCACATCGTCCTGAAAGGCAACCCCAAGACTGAGAAACGGTGCTGA